A single region of the Phycisphaerae bacterium RAS1 genome encodes:
- a CDS encoding Glyoxalase-like domain protein, whose translation MTPRIFRIILPVTDITRAATFYAAVLDSPGSRVSGGRHYFACGGVVLACFDPRADGDAHDPTPNPEWLYFAVEDLEATYAACIQAGATLAAGDVHGDPAGQIARRPWGERSFYVHDPFGNRLCFVDQATLYTGPR comes from the coding sequence ATGACCCCACGAATTTTCCGCATCATCCTGCCGGTAACTGACATCACTCGCGCGGCGACGTTCTATGCCGCGGTGCTCGATTCTCCCGGATCGCGCGTGTCCGGCGGGCGGCACTACTTCGCCTGCGGCGGCGTTGTGCTGGCGTGTTTCGATCCGCGGGCCGACGGCGACGCCCACGATCCGACACCCAATCCCGAGTGGCTCTATTTTGCCGTCGAAGACCTTGAAGCGACCTACGCCGCGTGCATTCAGGCCGGCGCGACGCTCGCTGCGGGCGACGTGCATGGCGACCCGGCGGGGCAGATCGCCCGCCGGCCGTGGGGGGAGCGCTCCTTCTACGTGCATGACCCGTTCGGCAATCGCCTTTGTTTTGTCGATCAGGCGACGTTGTATACCGGGCCGCGGTAG
- the epsM_1 gene encoding putative acetyltransferase EpsM, protein MIDLVIFGAGGLGQMVFDILHAARGIHVVGFLDSDRSLHGSTVGAVRVIGGLESIDTLRRRGVSHAVVAIGDNPTRVEIADAIRARRLELASAVHPAASISIHAEIGAHVIIGPRATLCVHARVAEHAVIGAGCIVEHEGSVGRGSFLHPAVRLAGAVTVEAYVTLGIGCTVIPGRRIAAGARVEPGSIVIRDVSTGGHVGGIPAAPLPAPASRFRAAAEVGGRVSTGVFRR, encoded by the coding sequence GTGATCGACCTCGTGATATTCGGCGCCGGGGGCCTGGGGCAGATGGTCTTCGATATTCTGCACGCGGCCCGCGGAATTCACGTGGTCGGCTTCCTCGACTCCGACCGCTCCCTGCATGGGTCGACCGTCGGCGCGGTGCGGGTCATCGGGGGGCTGGAGTCGATCGATACGCTCCGTCGCCGCGGCGTGAGCCACGCCGTCGTCGCGATCGGTGACAACCCCACACGTGTCGAGATCGCCGATGCGATTCGGGCGCGGCGCCTGGAGCTGGCGTCAGCGGTCCATCCGGCGGCAAGCATATCGATTCACGCCGAGATCGGCGCGCACGTCATCATCGGGCCGCGAGCGACGCTCTGCGTCCACGCCCGCGTGGCCGAACACGCCGTCATCGGCGCGGGGTGCATCGTCGAGCATGAGGGCAGCGTCGGACGCGGGTCGTTCCTGCATCCTGCGGTGCGGCTGGCGGGCGCGGTGACGGTTGAAGCCTACGTCACGCTGGGGATCGGCTGCACCGTGATTCCCGGACGCCGGATCGCGGCCGGCGCTCGGGTCGAGCCGGGGTCGATCGTGATCCGCGACGTTTCAACCGGGGGACATGTCGGGGGGATTCCGGCCGCGCCGCTGCCGGCGCCGGCGTCGCGTTTTCGCGCGGCGGCCGAGGTCGGCGGCCGCGTGAGTACGGGCGTTTTCCGTCGCTGA